One window from the genome of Aricia agestis chromosome 6, ilAriAges1.1, whole genome shotgun sequence encodes:
- the LOC121728045 gene encoding glucose dehydrogenase [FAD, quinone]-like: protein MVWQPLNLSSACPADSHLTACSPFGFVYLNLLVQLYGGPVDRGHINRGHIDQAHIDRGHDDPGLDAEFDFIVVGAGAAGCVVANRLSANPNWKVLLLEAGGEQPEVTLAPGLPPPLIGSNIDWNFRTQPNGRSCLALPGGQCKWPVGKSLGGSTVINGLVYIRGNREDFDNWARLGNSGWSYEDVLPFFKKSERNLNIEGLNRVYHGVDGEVPVARYPFIDLPSIFATEALNEIGLPLTDYNGPRQEGVMQAQNTQKNGERVSTYSSFIHPIRHQRRNLIIKTYSEVFKILINRHRRAYGVQYKRNGQVFTVFAKKEVIVSAGAVMSPKLLMLSGIGRRAHLSSLGIPVVSNLAVGENLQDHVSFNGVVIALPKNLSTLVTEEEMLEEIFEYKQMKIKNGPLSGSGPINTIGFFRSNPDLVTPDLEYQMGQLNFWREYIREPIAYGGVEIFPTSYYDSIHTRTINLVPKSRGYVFLNASNPYGPPVVIPNYLGDPRDFVPLLRGVRILLSIENTRVFKSSGAYFVKEPLPACREFVWGTDEYFYCLATQYTRAVYHYGGSCKMGPRSDPKAVVDNKLRVYGVRGLRVIDASIMPVVSRGNTQVPTIMIGERGVDFVIKYWKRFENYNWFQFEN from the exons ATGGTCTGGCAGCCGCTTAACCTGTCGAGCGCGTGTCCGGCCGACTCGCACCTCACCGCGTGCTCGCCTTTCGGCTTCGTCTACCTTAACCTGCTGGTGCAGCTGTACGGGGGTCCTGTAGACCGGGGTCACATAAACCGGGGTCACATTGACCAGGCTCACATAGACCGGGGTCACGATGACCCGGGGCTGGACGCGGAGTTTGACTTCATAGTGGTGGGGGCAGGTGCAGCCGGTTGCGTCGTCGCCAATAGATTGTCCGCTAACCCTAACTGGAAG GTACTTCTGCTGGAAGCCGGCGGCGAACAGCCTGAAGTGACTCTAGCTCCAGGTCTACCTCCCCCTCTCATAGGCTCCAACATCGACTGGAACTTCCGCACGCAGCCCAACGGGAGGAGCTGCCTGGCCCTCCCGGGAGGACAGTGCAAGTGGCCTGT GGGTAAATCGCTAGGTGGCTCGACCGTTATTAATGGATTGGTGTATATTCGCGGCAACAGGGAAGACTTTGACAATTGGGCCAGGCTGGGGAATTCTGGGTGGAGCTATGAAGAT GTGTTGCCATTTTTCAAGAAGTCCGAAAGAAATCTGAATATAGAAGGTCTCAATCGGGTTTACCATGGAGTAGACGGAGAGGTTCCGGTCGCAAGGTACCCGTTTATAGACTTACCGTCGATATTCGCGACCGAAGCTCTGAACGAGATAGGTCTCCCTCTGACAGACTACAACGGACCTAGACAAGAGGGAGTCATGCAAGCTCAAAACACACAGAAAAACGGAGAGAGAGTATCAACTTATTCTTCTTTCATCCATCCGATACGACACCAACGAAGGAACCtgataataaaaacatattctGAGGTTTTTAAGATCCTCATCAACAGACATAGGAGAGCGTATGGCGTGCAATATAAGCGCAATGGTCAAGTATTCACTGTGTTCGCTAAAAAGGAGGTAATCGTCAGTGCTGGTGCTGTGATGTCCCCTAAATTACTGATGTTGTCCGGTATAGGTCGAAGAGCACATTTGAGCAGTCTAGGCATACCAGTCGTAAGCAATCTCGCCGTGGGCGAAAATTTACAGGATCACGTTTCGTTTAACGGCGTTGTTATAGCTTTACCAAAAAATTTGAGTACTTTAGTCACAGAGGAAGAAATGCTAGAAGAAATTTTTGAATATAAGCAGATGAAAATCAAAAACGGTCCTCTGTCGGGCAGCGGGCCGATCAATACGATCGGATTTTTCAGGTCCAATCCTGATCTCGTAACACCAGATTTGGAGTACCAAATGGGCCAGCTTAACTTCTGGAGGGAATACATACGCGAGCCCATAGCTTACGGGGGTGTGGAGATATTCCCTACGTCCTACTACGACAGTATACACACGAGGACGATCAATTTAGTACCAAAAAGTAGAGGATACGTCTTCCTAAATGCTTCCAATCCATACGGACCGCCAGTGGTGATCCCGAACTATTTGGGCGATCCCCGAGACTTTGTACCGTTGCTGAGGGGTGTTAGGATTTTACTTTCCATCGAAAATACGAGAGTCTTTAAGTCCAGTGGAGCATATTTTGTTAAGGAACCCCTGCCGGCTTGTAGGGAGTTTGTCTGGGGCACAGATGAGTATTTCTATTGCCTAGCGACCCAGTACACCAGAGCGGTGTACCACTACGGTGGTTCTTGTAAGATGGGTCCAAGATCTGACCCCAAGGCGGTGGTCGACAATAAGCTCAGGGTGTACGGTGTCCGCGGCCTCAGGGTCATAGACGCCTCCATAATGCCCGTCGTATCACGTGGTAACACCCAGGTACCCACTATCATGATCGGAGAAAGAGGAGTCGACTTCGTCATCAAATATTGGAAGAGATTTGAAAACTATAATTGGTTTCAATTTGagaattga